The proteins below are encoded in one region of Aquisphaera giovannonii:
- a CDS encoding amidohydrolase family protein: protein MPTRRDLLHLAAAPLLLRTARAADAGADAEGMERIDTHIHIHREAPALVASFKDSRWSGLDIVVCPTEGDEPYDLGARLDATLKGARSSGGRIAWASTFDARGFESPDFAERTSARLRRTFDDGAIGVKIWKNIGMAIRGKAGAYLLPDHPSLLPIYEAIGRADRTLVAHLAEPDGAWMPLDDKNPELPYYSKNPRWHMLGRAGVPSKESILDARDRVLARYPRLRVVGCHLGSDEDDLKRLARRLDAFPNFAVDTAARIRYFARGNREQTREFLTRYQDRILYATDFALRDTAPEAGAKTLLARHRRDWDFFATDAAMEYEGRPTRGLALPEPVLRKIFRDNARRWLPGIGV, encoded by the coding sequence CGGAGGGGATGGAGCGCATCGACACGCACATCCACATCCACCGCGAGGCCCCGGCGCTCGTCGCCAGCTTCAAGGACTCGAGGTGGAGCGGCCTGGACATCGTGGTCTGCCCGACCGAGGGCGACGAGCCGTACGACCTCGGGGCCAGGCTGGACGCGACCCTCAAGGGGGCCAGGTCGAGCGGCGGCCGGATCGCCTGGGCGTCCACGTTCGACGCCCGCGGCTTCGAGTCGCCCGACTTCGCGGAGCGGACGTCGGCCCGCCTCCGCCGGACGTTCGACGACGGCGCGATCGGCGTGAAGATCTGGAAGAACATCGGCATGGCGATCCGGGGCAAGGCCGGCGCCTACCTGCTGCCGGATCACCCCTCGCTCCTCCCGATCTACGAGGCGATCGGCCGGGCCGACCGGACGCTGGTCGCGCACCTGGCCGAGCCGGACGGGGCCTGGATGCCGCTCGACGACAAGAACCCGGAGCTGCCGTACTACTCGAAGAACCCGCGATGGCACATGCTCGGCAGGGCGGGCGTGCCGTCGAAGGAGTCGATCCTGGACGCCCGCGACCGCGTGCTGGCCCGCTATCCGAGGCTCCGGGTCGTCGGCTGCCACCTCGGGAGCGACGAGGACGACCTGAAGCGGCTCGCCCGCCGGCTCGACGCGTTCCCCAACTTCGCCGTCGACACCGCGGCCCGCATCCGCTACTTCGCGCGGGGAAACCGCGAGCAGACCCGCGAGTTCCTCACGCGGTATCAGGACCGCATCCTCTACGCCACGGACTTCGCCCTCCGCGACACGGCCCCGGAGGCCGGCGCGAAGACCCTGCTGGCCCGGCATCGGCGCGACTGGGACTTCTTCGCCACCGACGCCGCGATGGAGTACGAGGGCCGCCCCACGCGCGGGCTCGCCCTGCCCGAGCCGGTCCTGCGGAAGATCTTCCGCGACAACGCCCGGCGCTGGCTCCCCGGCATCGGGGTTTGA